The nucleotide window tttatctaaattaattttaaaatgcttagCTTAAAAGTTCTttcaaagctttaaaaaaaaacaaaaaaacatggaAATTCGTTCACTAGAAGGTGAGATAATTGAATTTTGAGAGTGCATCGCTATTTTGAACATGTGAATTCAATTTTGAGCAGAGGGAGCATTTACCTACCCTCCAGCATTGCTGCCCATGCATTTTTCAGGTGGACCAACTATTTTCAATTGACATCTTATCTCAAGctatgctttttaaaattaaactataaaggTTACTATTCTTTTCCCGGCTTAAATACTTTtatgataatgaattaaaataataatactaatatgtAATCCTTACTCCGTGCTCTGTAATGGCTAATTGAAGATTACCTGTACTTTTTTAACATGATTTCCTCCCTTAAGTTTATTATAATCTCGTCGTTTGGTATCCATTCtgtacagaaatttataaaaggttttcaagcttctcaaaataatatttatgcgtatggaaattttaaatttatagaatactAAGCTTCAACAGAGATTTCATTTTTACCAAAGGTTTCATTTAAATCTTAAGCacctgttaataaataatttaaagattttcatcaCTACAGTGTAGAAATAGGATTTTCTAAACTAAAAGAAAGATATAACaaattgtacattattaaaaattctgccTCTTGATTAAATGCAACACTTTTATTGTTGAACCTATgacatattttaagttttcaaaataaaatctccacatttctaattttctaattaGTAGATTGCAAAAATTTTGTGTGGATATTTCTGTATCTTTTGCATTTTAGGGGTTCATGGAAAATGTGTAGACCAGAAGTGGCAATAATGTTTTGGGATTAAACTGGAATTATGAACACTGggattgagaaaattaatttttcagtttacatgtttaaatggaaaattatcttcaaaaaagtGCAATGAATAATGtcaagtaagaaataaaattatgaataaataaatgtaatttgattaGTTTTTATAACCGACtatacaaatcattaaaaaaaaatattgctgaattTTTTATACCTTCGGTGTAAAGTAaactaataacatttatatatagaaaagatACATTGAAAACCACTTTGGTAGGAATGTGAAATTTACAGGGAATCTGTTACTCTGCTTCTGTAACATGGttgaagtaaaaatactttttaagaacAGTTGAGAAAAACAGTTTGCATCTTCTTATGTGTATATTTATCCTAATGCATGTGTATCTTAACAGTAGCTTAAAGTTACAACCAAAAGAAGTTTCAAAAATACACTTTAAACCGTTTGGAACACATTGCATTGGATATTTATGGAGTGGTAATGAATCCTACTAGCTGGGATTTAGattcaatttttgaaatcaaaaatagTGGGTGTTTGGACCACCCCTCctctttaacattttcttttgtatacaattaattaagtcctgcattttatcttaattttatgtaGATCAGAATTTATACATTTCTAGCATGGTAGAAATAAATACTCTCctcaataattagttttaattttggtCAAAGATAAATTAACTCTGTAATAAAAACTCATAGTGCTAATAACAATATACAAGAAACCAACATCACTGATTCATTTCTGGTCATGCATAACACATCCTGACCATGTAATGTAATTATGCTGCTTtggaaataatataatacattacctAATAAAAACTTCCATTGTCTTAAAAAACGATAAAATGGAATGAATTTTACAGATTGGATGTAACATATGTCGCACaaactaataattatgacactgtaccaaatgaaaatttatgcagaaaaatactaaagaaagattagtttagaatttttatcacaaaacacatataaaaaagaattctcaAAGTATGATTCAATTGCACAAAAAAACTTAGTTGCCACTTATAATTACCTTATTATTACCATCTATTATATTGCAATACCATAATCACTGACAAACAATCAGAACATGGCTGATTTGAAGCTAAGAGAGGTTTTTTGTACCATGTCCTTCTCTATCTCCTTTCTTCCCAGCTAAACTTTTGAATTCCACAGAGctctaattttcttttagattgtttataatttttattctatttcagcCTTCCTTCTTTGCTTCTTGTCAttcaaatatatcttatttattctcttaatttttacttttatctgtccattaaacttatttaatttacttcatgccacatttcaaatgcctctagtctttctttttccctttccctCAGTGCACGTGTTTCATTTCCATACAGAAGTACACTCCAAACATAATGCTAACTTGATCTTAATACAGCATAATAactgttaatatttgtttaattttttcttcttttgtgtaGACAATCACCGGCTTTGTGTTCCTTATCCtcatttcttaatattacatatgttttcattatattaattttcatggcATATTCTATTCTGTCtttcaattttgaaatcatttgttGCTTCATCTCCTAACCAACTATGTAGTTTACAAGCAACAGgtgatttattttcctttctcccATGCCAATCCCATACCCATTATTATATCCCTATTCCAACCTATTTTACATGCTTTGTTTTCATAACAATTTTGattcaagtataattttttaattgttttatgttttctcaACTTACTAACTagatctttaatattaatattatttttctatttgacaCTGACAAATGGTTTATTCATATCTATAAACATTtgctaattattttgttttttgacaacaGAAAAAATGTGACATCATCCAGCTGTCTCTCCTTGCTGTTGCGCttcttaactattaataaatattctgtagAGCCTTCTTCAACCTTTTGCTCTTTTATTATCTTCCACTTTTTCAGTCATCTGCCTCTCTGGTAACAaatcacttctttctttttcccttaATGAAGCTAATTGTTTGATCTGTTGTGTATTGAAGGCATCTTTcctacttagaaaaaaaactatttgcgTAACTGTCTTCTGAATTTCATAGACTTAATTCTTAGTTAACATTTCTCTTACTATTCTTAATTATCTTCtccatttttttacatattttttcagttGCCCATCTTTATATTGACTAACTGGTACATACACTTGAATTATAAGCAAATCCTTCAGCTCATTCCTATGCaacaattatttttccataaacattgcttaaaaattaacttttaccattttaaaaaattttcctttgtaaatttttatattctttctttagaATAATTCTATctcatttcttcctttttattttctatatatacattacaatatCACTTCAGTTACTTTCATCTTTTCCCTCACAAtcctttaaattttaaggaaCAATAAAATTAGGCAATATGCAAAAATTCTACTTGTATGAACGACTTGAATAAACCAATGGATTATTTACATCTCTTTTTCTTATACATACTATATGAGAgataaatattttccattcttAATCCATTTCtatcttattattttcttaattccaATGTATAGCTTATGATAACACAGTAATTCATATGCTTATGATGAGTAGCAATGAATGGCTCCCttcaaaaagtaataagtttTCAATAGAGAAGTTATGGTTGTTATATTTTTCGCGCACAAAAAgagtaattatcattttatatcagAAATTCTAAACAATACACAATTTTGCTCAAAATGAAATCTGAGACAAATTGATCTAGAAGCCAGCATTCTAACCATTATACCAACTGGCCAGCTAGTCCATAAAACTTCTTAACCTACcatctgtatataaattaatttttttctaaaaaggaacagaaaaaaatctttttttttgttctattagcAATTTGgaaataaagtgttaaaaaatttaaaactaaaaataaataaaatcttgtttgTGTAAGTTATGCAAAAGCAAATTCATATAAAGTTTTTCTGGAAATTGGTAAACATTATTGGTATATGCTAAAATACTAAATCCTCTCAATCTAATAGTGATTATCaagttatataaaaatctgtACTGAGCACACATGAAGTGTAGATGAATTAATTTCTgctataaattactgtaattactcTAACTGCTGAGTATATTTTTCCaactttagtaaaaaagaaaaatattgtatatctgtTAAGTATTGACTGGTAAAAAATGATTCAACTAaccctttttattaatttcagtaaactaaaaaaagtgtaaccataacaaataaataaaaaaaatataaaaaaatctgaaaaccagaAACACCCATAGCTGTTAAATAAGTAGGCATTTTCAGCTCTGAAAAGTGGATGTcacaattttcatttctttcatcaGTTTGTTTTGCTTTAAACATTACCATATATATGGTTTTCTGATTTATTCCTTACATTGTTTCAGTTGCTGTTTGTGGTATTATGAATTCAGCTTTGTCAAGCAAAACAAAATATCCATTTGGTCCAGAAACAAATTTTCCCAAAACGAGTCTACACCAATACGACAAAGCAAATCGAGAAATTCAAAGACATATGTTTGTGTTTTCTGAACCTCTGTCATGCAACCAGGGAAAAATGAATAAAGCTAATCAAGAACTTCAAAAACATATGTTTCAATTTTCAAGTCCTTTAACTTGTAACCAAGGGAAAATGAATAAAGCTAATCAAGAACTTCAAAAACATATGTTTCAGTTTTCAAATCCTTTAACTTGTAACCAAGAGAAAATGAATAAAGCTAATGAAGAagttaaaaaacatatgtttcaGTTCTCAAATCCTTTGACTTTTAACAAAGAAAGTAtacataaagaaaatgaaaagattaaaaagcagAAGCTGCAATTTTCAAGTTCAccttttaattcagaaaatatgaataaagctAATCAAGAACTTCAGAAACATATGTTTCAATTTTCAAGTCCTTTAACCTGTAACCAAGGAAAAATGAATAAAGCTAATCAAGAACTTCAAAAACATATGTTTCAGTTTTCAAGTCCTTTAACTTGTAACCAAGGGAAAATGAATAAAGCTAATCAAGAACTTCAAAAACATATGTTTCAATTTTCAAATCCTTTTACtagaaatcaaagaaaaatgaataaagctaatcaagaagttaaaaaacatatgtttcagtttttttctaatgAGCGTAAAAGAAATaatggtgaataaaaaaaatgaatggtaaTGAGTAtctggaataaattttattaatccaaCAGTTTATAAACATCATCTTACATTAAGTAAactaatgagaaataaatttatacaaaaaatgcaGCAATGCCAATAATAAACAACTGACacttagaaactttttttaaacatgaatggTGTGAGGAATGATTAAATTCATTGATTTCATATCATGATTTATGTATCCTATATCTaatgtattaaatgttaaaaacaaaacttacttaaatattttaatttcaaatgtttatgACTATACTGTTTGCTTCTTTATCATACTGGATTCATCAAGCCTTTCTCCACTGTTATGTGATATTTTATTGTACCTTCATCTTACCAATTGTGTTCACATTTCTTACCTGCCCCAGAAGTATCAGTCGAGTTCCAATAACTTATAACCAttgcttctaatcttttattcatCATTCCATTCAATAGACTACATCAAGCCCAAAAGGATCAATATCACATCCTTAtcttataattgattaaaatatgatatattaattctttgCAAGTATAATAGCATTCTAGTAAagggtgttatttttttaattaatcctaaTGATTGTGAGGCAAATGAACTCAGATCCCTGTGCGTTGTTTACTGCATACTGGAATGAGGTATCCTgggatcaattaaaattatttaaaattgaagccttcatcatttttataaaatgctataaaaaagaACTGATGGAAACTACCAGGTGTGTTAGCAGATTACTTGGTGTGCGTTTCTTGCTCAAAGTTAAAAAGCAAGATGCCTTGGGTGCATCAATTAACAGTTCTGGAACTAGCTACTTAGCACAAAAAGTTATTACTGAGGATGGAAGAACTTTACTTTTCCTCAGTTGACTGGTTTGGCAGCAGTCTGGATTATCTTCATCCACAATAAACATTGCACCTGTTGACAATGTGTCTGTAAAATTATGGACTATGGTAAGAAACAGTTTAGATGGACACAGGAGATTAACATCTTTTACCATTTCTAtctataaatcacaaaaatagaaATGGATAAAATCTGTACAGCCAATGCAGAAGATATGCATGGATAAACATTTACTAGTGATTGCTTGACCTAATCagtaattcaaaaacaaagtaGTGTTTGTTAACACATCTGGTAGTTTACGTCAGTTCTTCTTTAGAACATTTTGTAAAAGTGTTCAAGGCttcaattttaaacaataattaagtaCCTGGGAAACCTCAATTAAGTATGCAGTAACCAACTTGCATTGGTATCTGAGGTCATTAGCCTCACAATCattaagcttaattaaaaaaataacacacttCTGAAATGCGAACATTGTATGAGCAAAACATTAACATCTTATATtttaatcagttataaaatatttatgtgatgTCAATGTTCAGGAGTTGATGTAGTCTGTTGAATGGAATGATGAATTTAActggttatgtttatttttagacAGTTGTCATTGGTATTAACAGGTTAAGCTTATAACTTCCAGTCCAAATCAAATATAATCAGTTTAAACCCTAAAATATTCCCAAAAACCCAGATACAACCTGTTTGAATCAGGCCAAATGGATAAATGGCCTTAAATGGGAATGACTCTCAATAATTTGATGTAACTGGTCAAAACTGCATAATtctgtatgaaaattatatttaattggttaatgattaatttaatggTAGCTTCCTGTTTCTTACAGTAATGAGTAGTTCTGGGTTACATCCATCATTTGTTGACAGTTATTTC belongs to Lycorma delicatula isolate Av1 chromosome 1, ASM4794821v1, whole genome shotgun sequence and includes:
- the LOC142318310 gene encoding uncharacterized protein LOC142318310 isoform X2; this encodes MSIAVCGIMNSALSSKTKYPFGPETNFPKTSLHQYDKANREIQRHMFVFSEPLSCNQGKMNKANQELQKHMFQFSSPLTCNQGKMNKANQELQKHMFQFSNPLTCNQEKMNKANEEVKKHMFQFSNPLTFNKESIHKENEKIKKQKLQFSSSPFNSENMNKANQELQKHMFQFSSPLTCNQGKMNKANQELQKHMFQFSSPLTCNQGKMNKANQELQKHMFQFSNPFTRNQRKMNKANQEVKKHMFQFFSNERKRNNGE
- the LOC142318310 gene encoding uncharacterized protein LOC142318310 isoform X1, with product MVRWIYAITVAVCGIMNSALSSKTKYPFGPETNFPKTSLHQYDKANREIQRHMFVFSEPLSCNQGKMNKANQELQKHMFQFSSPLTCNQGKMNKANQELQKHMFQFSNPLTCNQEKMNKANEEVKKHMFQFSNPLTFNKESIHKENEKIKKQKLQFSSSPFNSENMNKANQELQKHMFQFSSPLTCNQGKMNKANQELQKHMFQFSSPLTCNQGKMNKANQELQKHMFQFSNPFTRNQRKMNKANQEVKKHMFQFFSNERKRNNGE